From a region of the Oryza sativa Japonica Group chromosome 6, ASM3414082v1 genome:
- the LOC4340733 gene encoding protein trichome birefringence-like 19, with protein sequence MTKKKLQVVRPRAVSPLPALAAAAAVAVVLLLLTAAGRPSFLGRYEAITISGVASLPFGYSSESARRAPPAVAVARVPSDCDIFRGEWVPDDGGGAAPYYTNESCPLIQEHQNCMKYGRPDLGFLRWRWRPERCELPRFDAAAFLELVRGKSMAFVGDSLARNHMQSLMCLLSKVEYPKDVSKTTDPGFRTMHYGSHNFTIAVFWSPYLVTANQSSDPAAGGLWDLYLDEPDAAWAVAVAGFDYAVVSAANWFTRPSMFHERGRLVGCHYCLVPGVPDLTLRYSLRAAFRTALRALAAGAGGAGVFNGTAIVRTLSPTSHFEGGEWNKGGDCRRTRPSTANETRMSGLDLDFHTAQVEEFRRAAMASGRSAARLLLMDTTAAMVLRPDGHPSRYGHWAHEKVTLYNDCVHWCLPGPIDVWNEMLLQMLLLHQPGAVSV encoded by the exons ATGACGAAGAAGAAGCTTCAGGTCGTCAGGCCCAGAGCGGTGTCGCCGCTcccggcgctcgccgccgccgccgccgtcgccgtcgtcctcctcctcctcacggcGGCGGGACGCCCTTCTTTCCTCGGAAGATACGAGgctatcaccatcagcggcgTCGCGTCGCTGCCGTTCGGTTACTCCTCGGAGAGCGCGCGGCGCGCACCACCGGCCGTCGCCGTGGCGCGGGTGCCGAGCGACTGCGACATCTTCCGCGGCGAGTGGGtgcccgacgacggcggcggcgcggcgccgtacTACACGAACGAGAGCTGCCCGTTGATCCAGGAGCACCAGAACTGCATGAAGTACGGGAGGCCCGACCTCGGGTTcctccggtggcggtggcggccggagcGCTGCGAGCTCCCGCGGTTCGACGCGGCGGCGTTCTTGGAGCTCGTCAGAGGCAAGTCGATGGCGTTCGTCGGAGACTCGCTCGCCAGGAACCATATGCAGTCGCTCATGTGCCTCCTCTCCAAG gtgGAGTACCCGAAGGACGTGTCGAAGACGACGGATCCGGGGTTCAGGACGATGCACTACGGGTCCCACAACTTCACCATCGCCGTCTTCTGGTCGCCGTACCTCGTGACGGCGAACCAGTCGTCGGACCCCGCCGCCGGAGGGCTGTGGGACCTCTACCTCGACGAGCCGGACGCCGCCTGGGCGGTCGCCGTGGCGGGCTTCGACtacgccgtcgtctccgcggCGAACTGGTTCACCCGCCCGTCCATGTTCCACGAGCGCGGCCGCCTCGTCGGCTGCCACTACTGCCTCGTCCCGGGCGTCCCCGACCTCACGCTCCGCTACTCCCTCCGCGCCGCGTTCCGCACCGCGctgcgcgcgctcgccgccggcgccggcggcgccggcgtgttcAACGGCACGGCGATCGTTCGCACGCTGTCGCCGACGTCGCACTTCGAGGGCGGGGAGTGGAACAAGGGCGGCGACTGCCGGCGCACGCGGCCGTCCACGGCGAACGAGACGCGGATGTCCGGGCTGGACCTCGACTTCCACACGGCGCAGGTGGAGGAGTTCAGgagggcggccatggcgagcgggcggagcgcggcgaggcTGCTGCTGATGgacacgacggcggcgatggtgctccggccggaCGGGCACCCGAGCAGATACGGGCACTGGGCGCACGAGAAGGTGACGCTGTACAACGACTGCGTGCACTGGTGCCTCCCTGGACCCATCGACGTGTGGAACGAGATGCTGCTCCAGATGCTGCTGCTCCATCAACCAGGAGCTGTTTCTGTTTGA